One part of the Moraxella sp. FZFQ2102 genome encodes these proteins:
- a CDS encoding penicillin-binding protein 2, which yields MSKVNKPRQSAASVTPPLRKVRTVTAKDDERLLRRALRFFGIGPKKRKTVSLTVGKNDIHRYYIVWGLMAFGLTGLVSGAVYRQVIDADRLNEKAALYTTTKRPLVSSRGLIFDRNNTPLAANAPLITVFLDAQAYAEQYYSLNKRLQTASNQKDKDKLSRELDKMDLVKIATATGYPLEKLQAAVKINNKLDYLADDIDTQIKAALPTGNGVRRVVILNKVSPEVAAPVLALDMDNVIGSEKHDQRYYLQAEPNAQIIGFIGRSQEDDTLIGRAGLEAQFNQYLTGKAGELLVVKDRRNMPINAIEEVTPQVKSKDLHLTIDARLQYVLYKELEQVGRLQSARSSSGMVVDVQTGEVLAMGSWPSFNSNNLSERDGANERNRAVMDVFEPGSVVKPFTVAAALESGKYSTTSLINTNPGSLNVGGYTIRDGKNFGTITLGGLIPRSSNVASVKIALSLPNDAIVNMQRKFGLGQKTSLNFPSEAAGTIRTPQSKEVSRRATLSYGYGQEVTLAQLVQAYATLANNGIKQPLSLVRDIDKGKPERVISARHAQEITKMMELVTAQGGTGVRAAINGYRVAGKTGTSRRANPKGGYYTDQHRAVFIGMAPASNPRFVVAILVEDPRKQSYAGQVSAPVFHNVMKEALRLYNVPYDKPLYAETPAAPSTKPAAD from the coding sequence ATGAGTAAAGTCAATAAACCCCGCCAATCTGCAGCCAGTGTCACGCCGCCATTGCGAAAAGTGCGCACCGTCACTGCCAAAGATGATGAGCGATTACTCAGACGCGCGCTCCGATTTTTCGGCATTGGTCCAAAAAAACGCAAAACCGTCTCTTTGACCGTTGGCAAGAATGATATTCATCGTTATTACATCGTTTGGGGATTGATGGCGTTCGGTTTGACAGGTTTGGTGAGTGGCGCGGTGTATCGCCAAGTGATCGATGCTGATCGCTTGAACGAAAAAGCGGCATTGTACACCACCACCAAGCGTCCGCTCGTCTCATCGCGTGGTTTGATTTTTGATCGTAATAACACGCCACTGGCTGCCAATGCGCCGCTGATTACGGTGTTTTTGGACGCGCAGGCTTATGCCGAGCAGTATTATTCACTCAATAAACGCCTACAAACCGCCAGCAACCAAAAAGACAAGGACAAGCTAAGTCGTGAGCTTGATAAGATGGATTTGGTCAAGATCGCCACCGCGACAGGCTATCCGCTCGAAAAGCTACAAGCAGCGGTGAAGATCAATAATAAGCTTGACTATTTGGCTGATGACATTGATACACAAATCAAGGCAGCATTACCGACAGGCAATGGTGTACGCCGCGTGGTGATCCTAAATAAGGTATCGCCTGAAGTAGCCGCACCAGTGCTTGCGCTTGATATGGATAATGTCATCGGATCAGAAAAGCACGATCAACGCTACTATCTACAAGCAGAGCCGAACGCACAGATCATCGGCTTCATCGGCCGCTCCCAAGAAGACGACACACTGATCGGACGAGCAGGCTTAGAAGCGCAGTTCAATCAATATCTGACGGGTAAAGCTGGTGAGCTGCTCGTCGTCAAAGACCGCCGCAATATGCCGATCAATGCCATCGAAGAAGTGACACCGCAGGTTAAGAGTAAAGATCTGCATCTAACCATCGATGCGCGCCTACAGTATGTGCTGTATAAAGAGCTTGAGCAAGTCGGACGGCTACAGTCGGCGCGTTCAAGCTCAGGCATGGTTGTTGATGTACAAACAGGCGAAGTGCTCGCGATGGGTTCTTGGCCGTCGTTCAACTCAAACAATCTGTCCGAGCGCGATGGTGCAAATGAGCGAAATCGTGCGGTGATGGATGTCTTTGAACCTGGTTCGGTGGTCAAGCCATTCACGGTCGCAGCAGCATTAGAATCAGGTAAATACAGCACCACAAGCCTAATTAACACCAATCCAGGTAGCTTAAATGTTGGTGGCTATACCATCCGTGATGGCAAGAATTTTGGTACGATTACCTTGGGCGGCTTGATCCCGCGATCAAGTAATGTGGCGTCTGTCAAAATCGCCCTAAGCCTGCCGAATGATGCTATTGTCAATATGCAGCGCAAATTTGGCTTGGGTCAAAAAACCAGTCTCAATTTCCCATCAGAGGCTGCAGGCACAATCCGCACACCGCAGAGTAAAGAAGTCTCACGACGCGCAACCTTAAGCTATGGCTATGGTCAAGAAGTTACCCTAGCGCAGTTGGTGCAAGCTTATGCCACGCTTGCCAATAACGGCATCAAGCAGCCCTTAAGCCTTGTGCGTGATATCGATAAGGGTAAGCCTGAGCGCGTCATCTCAGCACGCCACGCCCAAGAGATTACCAAGATGATGGAGTTGGTCACTGCCCAAGGCGGTACGGGTGTGCGTGCCGCCATCAACGGCTATCGCGTGGCAGGCAAGACAGGTACATCACGCCGTGCCAATCCGAAAGGGGGTTATTATACCGATCAGCATCGTGCGGTATTTATCGGTATGGCACCGGCATCCAACCCACGCTTTGTGGTGGCGATTTTGGTGGAAGATCCACGCAAACAGTCATACGCAGGGCAGGTGTCTGCACCAGTATTTCATAATGTCATGAAAGAGGCGTTGCGCTTATATAATGTACCTTATGATAAGCCGCTATATGCCGAAACACCTGCTGCGCCAAGCACCAAACCAGCTGCTGATTAA
- a CDS encoding cell division protein FtsL, with protein MSPAEQPQKKSKSPSIYGDHQLVRTNITKVLRWILAILVVLVMWTGISVVEQTQYRHKVYKEIRTSELQLQALRTEEQRLMIEQQTFSATPQVASRAVNELGMYFPTGSSRRVLTPQVNPMDANDAADTAKDAQ; from the coding sequence ATGAGCCCTGCAGAACAGCCCCAAAAAAAATCCAAATCGCCATCGATCTATGGTGATCATCAGTTGGTGCGTACCAATATTACCAAGGTGCTGCGCTGGATTTTGGCGATTTTGGTGGTGCTTGTGATGTGGACGGGTATCTCTGTAGTGGAGCAGACACAATATCGCCACAAGGTTTATAAGGAAATTCGCACATCGGAGCTGCAGCTACAGGCACTGCGCACTGAAGAACAGCGACTGATGATCGAGCAACAAACTTTCAGCGCCACCCCACAAGTGGCAAGCCGCGCGGTCAATGAGCTGGGTATGTATTTTCCAACAGGGTCATCGCGCCGCGTTTTGACACCGCAAGTCAATCCAATGGATGCCAATGATGCTGCCGACACTGCTAAGGATGCGCAATGA
- the rsmH gene encoding 16S rRNA (cytosine(1402)-N(4))-methyltransferase RsmH — protein MSSQDSAEFSHTTVLLDETVAMVLGAKKLADVPKSSVSGVYVDATFGRGGHSRLLLEYLADDAVLVVFDKDPQAIAVADELAAVDRRVKVVHDSFASLTDSLTRLGIDQVDGLMADLGVSSPQLDDGARGFSFMRDGTVDMRMDTSRGEPVSAWLARVSADELADVLYEYGEERHSRRIARAIKAMENYDSTLALAETIKQAHPNWQKGKHPATQSFQAMRIFINNELGDVDEFLCQSIDALKAGGQLAVISFHSLEDRRIKQFLQKHSRGQYEEDAHLPMPPIRPKYFGKPKRVAPSDQEVKANPRARSAWLRGAMRTDVAFEK, from the coding sequence ATGTCAAGCCAAGATTCTGCCGAATTTAGCCACACAACTGTCCTATTAGATGAGACGGTGGCGATGGTGCTTGGCGCAAAAAAACTTGCCGATGTGCCAAAATCATCGGTATCAGGCGTGTATGTTGATGCGACTTTTGGGCGTGGCGGTCACAGCCGATTGTTATTAGAATATCTGGCGGATGATGCTGTGCTTGTGGTCTTTGACAAAGACCCGCAGGCGATCGCGGTGGCTGATGAGCTTGCGGCGGTGGATCGCCGCGTGAAAGTCGTGCATGACAGCTTTGCCAGTTTGACCGATAGCCTTACCCGTCTTGGCATTGATCAGGTCGATGGCTTGATGGCGGATCTAGGCGTGTCCAGTCCGCAGCTTGATGATGGCGCGCGTGGCTTTAGCTTTATGCGCGATGGCACGGTGGATATGCGTATGGATACGAGCCGTGGTGAGCCTGTGTCGGCATGGCTTGCTCGCGTGTCAGCCGATGAGCTTGCTGATGTGTTGTACGAATATGGCGAAGAGCGGCATTCGCGGCGTATTGCGCGTGCGATCAAGGCGATGGAAAATTATGATTCGACCCTTGCGCTTGCTGAGACGATTAAGCAAGCCCATCCCAATTGGCAAAAGGGTAAGCACCCTGCGACCCAAAGCTTTCAGGCGATGCGTATTTTTATTAATAACGAGCTTGGCGATGTCGATGAGTTTCTTTGTCAAAGCATTGATGCGCTCAAAGCAGGCGGACAGCTTGCGGTGATTAGCTTTCATTCGCTTGAAGATCGCCGCATTAAGCAGTTTTTGCAAAAGCACAGCCGCGGACAGTATGAAGAAGATGCGCACCTGCCCATGCCGCCTATACGCCCAAAATATTTTGGCAAGCCAAAACGCGTCGCCCCAAGTGATCAGGAAGTCAAAGCCAATCCGCGCGCGCGTAGTGCATGGCTGCGTGGCGCGATGCGTACGGATGTCGCCTTTGAAAAATAA
- the gltX gene encoding glutamate--tRNA ligase, with product MSRPVRTRIAPSPTGFPHVGTAYIALFNLAFAKSMGGEFILRIEDTDQVRSTAQSEQMILNALKWMGLSWAEGPDVGGPHAPYRQSERSEIYKKYAQQLLDDGHAFRCFCTPEELDTMREEQMAQGLPVKYDGRYANLSREESDALVAQGKPYVIRMRVPTEGVCTIHDMLRGEVTIPWEQVDMQVLLKTDGLPTYHLANVVDDHLMQITHVLRGEEWLPSAPKHQLLYQYFGWEMPVLCHMPLLRNPDKSKLSKRKNPTSITYYRDAGVLPEALLNYLGRMGYSLPNEQEKFTLDELIASFDIQRVSLGGPVFDIEKLYWLNGEYLRAMDVENLKNTILAWASDDEKLTAIAKAIQPRINLLSDAVNWAGFYFQNLPEVSAEDFAHKNLDNDQLLEILYLATWQLESLPAWTEDNIYTVLKGLAASFEIKLKDFMQPFFVAIAGSTSSTPVMNSMYVIGADMTLARLRHATEALGGLGKKKLKKLEEKNKSLPNFLAAE from the coding sequence ATGTCTCGTCCAGTTCGTACTCGCATCGCCCCAAGCCCGACAGGTTTTCCCCATGTTGGCACTGCTTATATCGCCCTGTTTAACCTAGCTTTTGCCAAGTCGATGGGCGGCGAATTCATCCTACGCATCGAAGACACCGACCAAGTGCGCTCGACAGCACAGTCAGAGCAAATGATTCTAAACGCGCTAAAATGGATGGGCTTAAGTTGGGCAGAAGGCCCTGATGTCGGCGGTCCACACGCGCCTTATCGCCAATCAGAGCGCAGCGAAATTTATAAAAAATACGCTCAGCAGCTATTGGATGATGGTCATGCATTTCGCTGCTTTTGTACGCCTGAAGAGTTGGATACGATGCGCGAAGAGCAGATGGCACAAGGCTTGCCGGTCAAATATGATGGCCGCTACGCCAATCTTAGCCGCGAAGAATCGGACGCACTGGTCGCCCAAGGCAAGCCTTATGTGATCCGTATGCGCGTGCCAACCGAAGGCGTCTGCACCATTCATGATATGCTGCGCGGTGAAGTAACCATCCCGTGGGAGCAGGTCGATATGCAAGTTTTGCTAAAAACTGATGGCTTACCGACCTATCATCTTGCCAATGTCGTCGATGATCATTTGATGCAAATCACCCATGTTCTGCGCGGTGAAGAATGGCTGCCATCAGCGCCGAAGCATCAGCTGCTGTACCAATATTTCGGTTGGGAGATGCCTGTATTGTGCCATATGCCACTGCTGAGAAACCCTGATAAATCCAAGCTGTCTAAGCGCAAAAACCCAACTTCGATCACCTACTATCGCGATGCTGGTGTCTTGCCTGAAGCGCTGCTGAACTACCTTGGTCGTATGGGCTACAGCCTGCCAAATGAACAAGAAAAATTCACCCTAGATGAGCTGATCGCAAGCTTTGACATCCAGCGTGTATCATTGGGCGGTCCTGTCTTTGACATCGAAAAATTATATTGGCTAAACGGCGAATATCTGCGCGCTATGGATGTAGAAAATCTAAAAAATACCATCCTAGCTTGGGCAAGCGATGATGAGAAGCTAACCGCCATCGCCAAAGCCATTCAGCCGCGCATCAATCTGCTTTCTGATGCGGTGAACTGGGCAGGTTTTTATTTCCAAAATCTGCCTGAAGTCAGCGCCGAAGACTTTGCACATAAGAACCTTGATAATGACCAATTGCTTGAGATCTTATACCTTGCCACATGGCAGCTAGAGAGCCTACCTGCATGGACCGAAGACAACATTTATACGGTGCTAAAAGGCTTGGCAGCAAGCTTTGAGATCAAGCTTAAAGACTTTATGCAGCCGTTTTTTGTGGCGATTGCTGGCAGCACATCGAGCACCCCAGTGATGAACTCAATGTATGTCATCGGCGCGGATATGACGCTTGCTCGCCTGCGCCACGCCACCGAAGCGCTTGGCGGACTTGGCAAGAAAAAGCTGAAAAAACTCGAAGAAAAGAACAAATCACTGCCAAATTTCCTAGCCGCTGAATAA
- a CDS encoding metal-dependent hydrolase: MANFQTHLSVGAVASIAIAGGGHYAELYGITTAVLCAIVGTLGSLLPDIDLEHSKPASQGFFAVSLIVSTLITILYANRYSADQLVLDALILWATAFLVLRFGLFELFSRLTTHRGMVHSAPYMAVFALALVSGVFYGLKLTAFVSWAFGAMLFIGAMVHLLLDEIYSVNAFGLKLKKSFGTALKFFETDKLIQYACLYAVLAVLFYIAPPYQDFWRGLVRVAKLF, encoded by the coding sequence ATGGCAAATTTTCAGACACACTTAAGCGTGGGCGCAGTGGCGAGCATTGCCATTGCAGGCGGTGGCCATTATGCCGAGCTGTATGGTATCACCACTGCGGTGCTGTGCGCCATCGTCGGTACGCTTGGCAGCCTACTGCCTGACATTGACCTTGAGCATTCTAAGCCTGCCAGCCAAGGATTTTTCGCGGTATCACTGATTGTCTCGACACTGATCACCATTTTATATGCCAATCGCTATTCGGCAGATCAGTTGGTGCTTGATGCGCTGATTTTATGGGCGACAGCGTTTTTGGTCCTAAGATTTGGCTTATTTGAGCTGTTTAGTCGCCTGACCACGCACCGCGGCATGGTGCATTCTGCGCCGTACATGGCAGTATTTGCACTGGCTTTGGTGTCAGGCGTATTTTACGGATTGAAGCTGACGGCATTTGTCAGTTGGGCATTTGGTGCGATGTTATTTATCGGCGCGATGGTTCATTTACTCTTAGATGAGATTTATAGCGTCAATGCTTTTGGCTTGAAACTGAAAAAATCCTTTGGCACGGCATTGAAATTCTTTGAGACAGACAAGCTGATCCAATACGCTTGTCTATATGCGGTATTGGCGGTACTATTTTACATTGCGCCGCCATATCAGGATTTTTGGCGCGGGCTTGTGCGCGTGGCGAAGTTATTTTAA
- a CDS encoding DUF3025 domain-containing protein: protein MRFVQDFAAIDLSAAWLAPFLPMHLSFADAGKTPLATWLNDYFNKQKLGLYSTLGKSLSFTDQSDLPHGVAYERYIGETGKIPTRDNLHDWFGANIWVVFPKCKAMLNHHHLKHLDDGDTDNGRNRVRDAITVFDENGIIVAVSDEKVGQAIGAALGRFDWQNSLVAPRAFWHNPSELSDQTHAQAFIFGHALLEQLITPRKNLCAHALIVTVRAEFFEHSLSAQLAYLDELVADKLDIWLSHPATTPRDLQPLPVLGVPYFWQGQDDVFYQDKSVFREGRR, encoded by the coding sequence ATGCGATTTGTGCAGGATTTTGCTGCGATTGATTTGTCTGCAGCGTGGCTTGCGCCATTTTTGCCGATGCATTTATCTTTTGCTGATGCAGGTAAAACACCTTTGGCAACTTGGCTGAATGACTATTTTAACAAGCAAAAGCTGGGCCTATACAGCACGCTTGGCAAGTCCCTATCTTTTACTGATCAAAGTGATCTGCCGCACGGCGTGGCGTATGAGCGCTACATCGGCGAGACAGGCAAGATCCCTACGCGTGATAATCTGCACGATTGGTTTGGTGCGAATATCTGGGTGGTATTTCCCAAGTGCAAAGCCATGCTCAATCACCATCACCTAAAGCACCTAGACGATGGCGATACGGACAATGGGCGCAATCGCGTGCGTGATGCCATCACAGTATTTGATGAAAATGGCATCATCGTCGCAGTCAGTGATGAGAAGGTGGGGCAAGCGATTGGCGCAGCGTTGGGGCGGTTTGATTGGCAAAATTCATTGGTCGCACCAAGAGCATTTTGGCATAATCCAAGTGAGCTATCTGACCAGACGCACGCCCAAGCCTTTATCTTTGGTCACGCCCTGCTTGAGCAGCTGATCACACCGCGCAAAAATCTGTGCGCTCATGCGCTGATTGTGACGGTGCGAGCGGAGTTTTTTGAGCATTCATTAAGTGCGCAGCTGGCGTATTTGGATGAGCTTGTCGCGGATAAATTGGATATTTGGCTGAGCCATCCTGCGACCACACCAAGAGATCTGCAGCCCTTGCCTGTGCTTGGCGTGCCATATTTTTGGCAAGGGCAAGATGATGTATTTTATCAAGATAAATCGGTATTTCGAGAAGGGCGTCGGTGA
- a CDS encoding class II glutamine amidotransferase, whose protein sequence is MCQLLGMNCNTPTDIGFSFAGFRKRGGLTDHHEDGFGIAFFEKNPYEDGVGLRQFHDDKPSHSSPIADLVNNYPIRAMNVIAHIRKATQGSNSLANTHPFVREVWGEQWAFAHNGQMTDSFVKRTERLMANGNAEHYTPVGTTDSELAFCYLLNRLKATFKSRPSDEALFAFLTAQCRYLSANGLFNCLISNGDWHLAYAGSLLFYLTRKAPFGEAKLSDGEMTINFQDVTTENDKVTILTTIPLTDNETWSQLAVDECLIFKDGDVVFRDTPSKKTYMSIEDGIALARSVGASI, encoded by the coding sequence ATGTGTCAACTTCTAGGAATGAACTGCAACACCCCAACTGACATCGGCTTTAGCTTTGCTGGGTTTCGTAAGCGCGGTGGCTTGACTGACCATCATGAAGATGGCTTTGGCATTGCATTTTTTGAGAAAAACCCGTACGAAGATGGCGTGGGTTTGCGTCAGTTTCACGATGACAAGCCAAGCCATTCATCGCCGATTGCTGATTTGGTGAATAATTATCCTATCCGTGCGATGAATGTCATCGCTCATATCCGAAAGGCCACCCAAGGCAGCAACAGCCTTGCCAATACCCATCCTTTCGTCCGTGAAGTGTGGGGCGAGCAATGGGCGTTCGCACACAATGGGCAGATGACCGACAGCTTCGTTAAGCGCACCGAGCGACTGATGGCAAATGGCAACGCCGAGCATTACACGCCTGTGGGGACGACCGACAGCGAATTGGCGTTTTGCTACTTATTGAACCGCCTAAAAGCCACTTTCAAAAGCCGCCCATCTGATGAAGCTTTGTTTGCTTTTTTGACCGCGCAGTGCCGCTATTTATCTGCCAATGGACTGTTTAACTGCTTGATTTCTAATGGCGATTGGCATTTGGCATATGCAGGCAGCTTGCTATTTTATCTGACGCGCAAAGCACCGTTTGGCGAAGCGAAGCTATCGGATGGCGAGATGACGATCAATTTTCAAGATGTCACCACTGAGAATGATAAAGTCACCATCTTGACCACCATTCCTTTGACCGATAACGAGACTTGGTCGCAGCTTGCGGTGGACGAGTGCTTGATTTTTAAAGATGGCGATGTGGTATTTCGCGATACACCGAGCAAAAAAACTTATATGAGCATCGAAGATGGCATCGCACTTGCGCGTTCGGTCGGGGCGAGTATTTGA
- a CDS encoding homoserine kinase, with translation MSVYTHLSDDEFYAFCGLYGVPFKKAIPIVQGIKNSNWFVQTDGDKGDAFSYVFTLYEERVPDDIIKMATVMHTLKDDLPIAAPLIKKTAKGTHIGEDCVMRYENKAILVVPKLAGVHPTATTVSMCHEMGKALAVLHNTLTTLQPAEEYGVPLYDWARVKVRETAFMPIDEARLMNDIWDAHANLPSDLPKGLCHLDMFTDNTLWDFSGDVPRLTGLLDFTEVSVEYYVMDVAITINDFCTTWGNASDGESVNFDTEKMAAFIEGYESGRVLTADEKAALPVMLAYSATIFWLLRLNVIHYNREQGRTGDDIMVKNPDLMKRLASFHWGRV, from the coding sequence ATGTCTGTTTATACCCATTTGTCTGATGATGAATTTTATGCCTTTTGTGGCTTGTATGGCGTGCCTTTTAAAAAGGCAATTCCGATCGTCCAAGGGATCAAAAATTCCAATTGGTTCGTGCAGACCGATGGCGATAAAGGCGATGCGTTTAGCTATGTGTTCACCTTGTACGAAGAGCGCGTGCCTGATGACATCATCAAGATGGCGACCGTGATGCACACGCTTAAAGATGATTTGCCGATCGCTGCACCTTTGATTAAAAAAACCGCCAAAGGCACACACATCGGTGAAGATTGCGTGATGCGCTATGAGAATAAGGCGATTTTGGTTGTGCCAAAATTGGCAGGTGTGCACCCGACAGCGACCACAGTGTCGATGTGTCATGAGATGGGCAAGGCTTTAGCGGTGCTTCATAATACCTTGACAACGCTACAGCCTGCCGAAGAATATGGCGTGCCTTTGTACGACTGGGCAAGAGTCAAGGTGCGCGAAACAGCTTTTATGCCGATTGATGAAGCGCGTCTTATGAATGATATTTGGGATGCGCACGCCAATCTGCCAAGTGATTTGCCAAAGGGTTTGTGCCATTTGGATATGTTCACGGACAATACCTTGTGGGATTTTAGCGGTGATGTGCCGCGCCTGACGGGTCTTTTGGACTTTACCGAAGTGTCGGTGGAATATTATGTGATGGATGTGGCGATCACCATCAATGATTTTTGTACCACTTGGGGCAATGCCAGTGATGGCGAGAGCGTGAATTTTGACACCGAGAAGATGGCGGCGTTTATCGAAGGCTATGAGTCGGGGCGCGTTTTGACCGCCGATGAAAAAGCGGCACTGCCTGTGATGCTGGCGTATAGTGCAACGATTTTTTGGCTGCTGCGTCTTAATGTCATCCATTATAACCGCGAGCAAGGTCGTACAGGTGATGACATTATGGTGAAAAATCCTGACCTAATGAAACGCTTGGCGAGTTTTCATTGGGGTCGTGTCTGA
- the hisF gene encoding imidazole glycerol phosphate synthase subunit HisF, giving the protein MLAKRLIPCLDVENGRVVKGVNFVDIKDAGDPVEVSKRYNDQGADEITFLDITATSDGRDTTYHTVELIAKSIFIPLTVGGGVRKIEDIRNLLNAGADKVGINSAAITNPDLVSDAAARFGNQCIVVSIDAKRVLRADGSTGFEIFTHGGRKATGIDAIEWAKQMTARGAGELLVTSMDGDGTRQGYDLELTRTIADSVNIPVIASGGVGNLQHLADGVIQGGADAVLAASIFHFGDYTIREAKEFMAAQNIPVRLIW; this is encoded by the coding sequence ATGTTAGCCAAACGCCTAATTCCCTGCCTAGATGTTGAAAATGGTCGCGTCGTCAAGGGTGTGAATTTCGTGGACATCAAAGACGCAGGCGACCCTGTGGAAGTCTCCAAACGCTACAACGATCAAGGCGCAGACGAGATCACCTTTTTGGACATCACCGCCACATCAGATGGGCGCGACACCACTTATCACACCGTTGAGCTGATCGCCAAATCCATCTTTATCCCACTAACCGTCGGCGGTGGCGTGCGTAAAATCGAAGACATCAGAAATCTATTAAACGCAGGCGCAGACAAGGTCGGCATCAATTCAGCCGCCATCACCAATCCTGATTTGGTCAGTGATGCCGCCGCGCGTTTTGGCAATCAATGCATCGTCGTCTCCATCGATGCCAAGCGCGTGCTGCGCGCAGATGGCAGTACGGGTTTTGAGATTTTCACCCACGGCGGACGCAAAGCCACAGGCATCGACGCCATCGAATGGGCAAAACAAATGACCGCGCGCGGTGCAGGCGAATTGCTCGTCACCAGCATGGATGGCGACGGCACACGCCAAGGCTACGACCTTGAACTGACACGCACCATCGCCGACAGCGTCAATATCCCTGTGATCGCATCAGGCGGCGTGGGCAATCTACAACACCTTGCTGATGGCGTCATCCAAGGCGGTGCGGACGCGGTGCTTGCGGCGAGTATTTTTCACTTTGGCGATTATACCATCCGAGAAGCCAAAGAATTTATGGCAGCGCAAAATATCCCTGTGCGCTTGATTTGGTAA
- the ribE gene encoding 6,7-dimethyl-8-ribityllumazine synthase yields MTTFTAQKTAITHIEGALHDNSAVRIAIAVGRFNGFLVESLVEGAIDALVRHGVQGANIDVVRVPGAFELPLTAKRLAESDKYDAVVVLGAIIRGATPHFDIVANESAKGLSQVALSSGKPVINGILTTENIEQTIERAGTKAGNKGYEAALTALEMVSVLKAI; encoded by the coding sequence ATGACAACTTTTACTGCTCAAAAAACCGCCATCACGCACATCGAAGGTGCTTTGCATGACAATTCAGCGGTGCGTATCGCCATCGCCGTGGGTCGTTTTAATGGCTTTTTGGTCGAAAGCTTGGTAGAAGGCGCGATCGATGCCCTAGTGCGTCATGGCGTACAAGGCGCGAATATCGATGTGGTGCGCGTACCAGGTGCGTTTGAGCTACCATTGACCGCCAAGCGTCTTGCTGAGTCGGATAAATATGATGCTGTGGTGGTATTGGGCGCAATCATCCGCGGTGCAACGCCACACTTTGATATCGTCGCCAATGAGTCAGCCAAAGGCCTAAGCCAAGTGGCGCTATCTTCAGGCAAGCCTGTCATCAATGGCATCTTGACCACCGAAAACATCGAACAGACCATCGAGCGCGCCGGCACCAAAGCTGGCAACAAAGGCTATGAAGCTGCCTTGACCGCACTTGAGATGGTTTCTGTATTAAAAGCGATTTAA
- the nusB gene encoding transcription antitermination factor NusB — translation MTDIDITLAETGYKTTHTAVRKARRFALQGLYEWLLTDYRLAKTDKALVGGNEPHTIVARTRADNAMHTVHLGYYHELMRKIPEQAGELIVDISRHLDRNFDALDTVEKAILLIGAYELKYSLHIPYKVVLDEAMQLNTHFGATDAHKLINAVLDQYAKIVRETEVRAHKAQKDA, via the coding sequence ATGACTGACATCGACATCACCTTGGCCGAAACTGGCTACAAAACCACCCATACTGCCGTGCGTAAGGCGCGCCGCTTTGCCCTGCAAGGCTTGTACGAGTGGCTATTGACCGATTATCGCCTTGCCAAGACGGATAAAGCCTTGGTCGGTGGCAATGAGCCGCACACCATCGTTGCGCGTACGCGTGCGGATAATGCCATGCATACGGTACATCTTGGCTATTATCATGAGCTGATGCGCAAGATTCCTGAGCAAGCAGGTGAGTTGATTGTGGATATCTCTCGTCATCTTGATCGTAATTTTGATGCACTTGATACCGTCGAAAAAGCCATTCTGCTGATCGGCGCTTATGAACTCAAATACAGCCTACACATCCCTTATAAAGTCGTGCTGGATGAAGCCATGCAGCTGAACACTCACTTTGGTGCAACCGATGCGCACAAGCTGATCAATGCCGTGCTGGATCAATACGCCAAAATCGTGCGTGAGACCGAAGTGCGTGCCCATAAAGCCCAAAAAGACGCGTAA